The following coding sequences lie in one Armatimonadota bacterium genomic window:
- a CDS encoding MFS transporter, whose product MVPARAAKRIGAPPAERALTGACRGRAAPVYNGRVNRPLLVIFLTILVNLIGFGIIIPLLPFYSQALGASPLVIGLLFASFSLAQLVAGPILGDLSDRWGRRPVLLLSLLGTAASFTLLAVARSVAVLFLARIVDGLSGGNISTARAYIGDITREEDRARGFGLIGAAFGLGFILGPALAAGLGHIGYSAPAWAAAALALGAAGLAWRWLPETVHRVAAGRGAPWRALPGLLRHPRLGPLLFIDLTFWSAQAIYQTTFALFGARRFGFGVPQTGALLAGVSALGVVVQVGFVGPVVRLLGEWRALALGLLLAAVGLGTAAASHTLGVLLLGLLPAGTGIALAIPSLTSLLSRTADPQTQGRVQGVASALESLGRTVGPVWGNGTLQAAGEGAAFGSGAVVMGALAAAVWATQQAARRERARAWR is encoded by the coding sequence GTGGTACCTGCGCGTGCCGCCAAGCGCATCGGCGCCCCTCCCGCCGAGCGCGCCCTGACCGGGGCGTGCCGTGGTCGCGCGGCACCGGTCTATAATGGTCGGGTGAACCGGCCGCTGCTGGTCATCTTCCTGACCATCCTGGTCAACCTCATCGGCTTTGGCATCATCATCCCGCTGCTGCCCTTCTACAGCCAGGCGCTGGGCGCTTCGCCCCTGGTCATCGGGTTGCTGTTCGCCTCGTTCTCGCTGGCGCAACTGGTGGCCGGGCCCATCCTGGGGGACCTCTCCGACCGCTGGGGCCGCCGGCCGGTGCTGCTGCTCAGCCTGCTGGGGACAGCGGCCAGCTTCACCCTCCTGGCGGTGGCCCGCAGTGTCGCCGTGCTCTTCCTGGCGCGCATTGTCGACGGCCTCTCCGGGGGCAACATTTCCACCGCACGGGCCTATATCGGGGACATCACCCGAGAGGAGGACCGGGCGCGGGGGTTTGGGTTGATCGGCGCAGCCTTCGGGCTGGGGTTCATCCTGGGGCCGGCGCTGGCGGCAGGGCTGGGGCACATCGGTTACAGCGCCCCGGCGTGGGCTGCAGCGGCGCTGGCCCTTGGCGCGGCTGGCCTGGCCTGGCGCTGGCTTCCCGAGACGGTGCATCGGGTGGCGGCGGGTCGGGGCGCACCCTGGCGGGCCCTCCCCGGGCTGTTGCGCCATCCCCGCCTGGGTCCCCTCCTGTTCATCGATCTGACCTTCTGGTCCGCGCAGGCCATCTACCAGACGACTTTCGCCCTCTTCGGCGCCCGCCGGTTTGGCTTCGGCGTGCCCCAGACCGGAGCGCTGCTGGCCGGGGTGAGCGCACTCGGCGTGGTGGTGCAGGTGGGCTTCGTGGGTCCGGTGGTACGACTCCTGGGAGAGTGGCGGGCGCTGGCCCTGGGGCTCCTCCTGGCCGCTGTGGGCCTGGGTACCGCCGCGGCCAGTCACACGCTGGGAGTGCTCCTCCTGGGTCTGCTGCCCGCCGGAACGGGCATCGCTCTGGCGATCCCCTCGCTCACCAGCCTGCTCAGCCGCACCGCCGATCCCCAGACGCAGGGACGGGTGCAGGGGGTAGCCAGCGCGCTGGAGAGCCTGGGGCGCACCGTCGGTCCGGTCTGGGGTAACGGTACCCTGCAGGCGGCGGGGGAAGGGGCGGCTTTCGGCTCCGGTGCGGTGGTGATGGGCGCGCTCGCCGCCGCCGTCTGGGCCACCCAGCAGGCGGCGCGCCGCGAGCGGGCCCGGGCCTGGAGGTGA
- a CDS encoding fumarylacetoacetate hydrolase family protein has product MLFLTYAGAQGPRLGVLVDELVYDLPALYRRLVRQEGKTPQGAIPTDLVSFIERSSVVLVRRLLALVRALPPASRRALARPLRAVTLMAPIPRPRKNIFCVGRNYPAHIREAAVPPPQQPVWFTKPPTAVIGPFAPILYPAATRALDYEVELVVVIGRRGRNIPREHALEYVFGYTVMNDVTARDLQRERGQWFKGKSLDTFAPLGPWVVHRSALPQPQRLMVRARVNGELRQEASTAEMIFPLEALIADLSRGMTLEPGDLIATGTPGGVGMGFQPPRYLQVGDVVEVEVEGIGVLRNPVQAAPGQAERMVREKL; this is encoded by the coding sequence ATGCTGTTCCTGACCTACGCCGGCGCCCAGGGGCCCCGCCTGGGCGTCCTGGTCGACGAGCTGGTCTACGATCTCCCGGCGCTGTACCGGCGCCTGGTGCGGCAAGAGGGGAAGACGCCGCAGGGGGCCATCCCCACCGACCTGGTGAGCTTCATCGAGCGCAGCTCGGTGGTGCTAGTACGGCGGCTGCTGGCGCTGGTCCGCGCATTGCCCCCAGCCAGCCGGCGCGCGCTGGCCCGCCCGCTGCGCGCGGTGACCCTGATGGCCCCCATCCCCCGGCCGCGCAAGAACATCTTCTGCGTCGGCCGCAATTACCCGGCGCACATCCGCGAAGCCGCAGTCCCTCCTCCCCAGCAGCCCGTGTGGTTCACCAAGCCGCCCACCGCTGTCATCGGGCCCTTCGCCCCCATCCTCTACCCTGCTGCCACCCGGGCCCTGGACTACGAGGTGGAGCTGGTAGTGGTGATAGGGCGGCGGGGGCGGAACATACCGCGGGAGCACGCGCTGGAGTACGTCTTCGGGTACACGGTGATGAACGACGTAACTGCCCGCGACCTGCAGCGTGAGCGCGGCCAGTGGTTCAAGGGCAAGAGCCTGGACACCTTCGCTCCCCTGGGCCCCTGGGTGGTGCACCGCTCGGCGCTGCCGCAACCGCAGCGGCTGATGGTGCGGGCGCGGGTCAACGGTGAGCTACGCCAGGAGGCCTCCACCGCCGAGATGATCTTTCCACTTGAGGCGCTGATTGCGGACCTCTCGCGGGGGATGACCCTGGAGCCCGGGGACCTGATCGCCACGGGCACACCGGGTGGCGTGGGGATGGGGTTTCAGCCGCCGCGCTACCTGCAGGTTGGCGACGTGGTAGAGGTTGAAGTGGAGGGTATCGGGGTTCTGCGCAACCCGGTGCAGGCGGCGCCGGGTCAGGCGGAGCGCATGGTGAGGGAGAAGCTGTGA
- the mraZ gene encoding division/cell wall cluster transcriptional repressor MraZ — protein MLRGEFRYTLDEKGRVVLPPPFRRELGATVIVTRGFDHCIWVYSKKGWAGVERVLRGLPLRERDFQRFLFAAARDVEVDRQGRITLPETLREYAAIDREVVVTGMGTRLEIWSEARWKEVVTRIQRQAVEIAEKIDVSL, from the coding sequence ATGCTCCGTGGCGAGTTCCGCTACACCCTGGACGAGAAGGGACGGGTCGTGCTCCCGCCTCCGTTCCGCCGCGAGCTGGGGGCGACGGTCATCGTCACGCGGGGGTTCGACCACTGCATCTGGGTGTACTCCAAGAAAGGGTGGGCGGGCGTAGAGAGGGTGCTGCGCGGGCTGCCACTGCGGGAGCGGGATTTTCAGCGCTTCCTCTTCGCCGCGGCGCGGGATGTGGAGGTGGACCGGCAGGGCCGGATCACCCTTCCGGAGACGCTGCGGGAGTATGCGGCGATCGACCGGGAAGTGGTGGTGACGGGCATGGGCACCCGCCTTGAGATCTGGAGCGAGGCGCGGTGGAAGGAGGTCGTGACCCGGATCCAGCGTCAGGCTGTGGAGATCGCGGAAAAGATCGACGTCAGCCTCTAG
- a CDS encoding UDP-N-acetylmuramoyl-L-alanyl-D-glutamate--2,6-diaminopimelate ligase has protein sequence MKSVPLSALLAALPGCTVRGDVRRTITGIAYHSNRVQPGFLFAAIHGTRHDGHAFVPEALRRGAVALLVQQPVAAPLQVPQILVADTRAALGALAAAFYGHPAEALTVIGVTGTNGKGVTTFFIDAILKGAGYRSAIIGTMGAWTPGGFVETDRTTPEAPDLQRLLAGLRDQGVTHVAMEVASHALALHRVHGTRFRVAVFTNLTPDHLDFHGTWEAYLEAKRRLFALVDPRGWSVINADDPAGEEMARASRAPVRRYAGQRGWLSAPPGVDLWAEEVVLGLEGCTFRATTSQGSCPVRLPIGGAFNVANALAALATGLALEIPLEVGAAALETVRGVPGRFEPVREGQDFAVIVDYAHTPDGLENVLRTARQITRGRVIVVFGCGGDRDRAKRPLMGRLAAELADFAVVTSDNPRSEEPRAIIEEILQGVRATGEGLRRARVAVEPDRRAAIHCAVSTATTGDVVIIAGKGHETTQEVLGVRHPFDDRVVAREALRARRGCAAP, from the coding sequence GTGAAGAGTGTCCCCCTTTCCGCTCTCCTGGCCGCCCTCCCCGGGTGTACCGTCAGGGGGGATGTGCGGCGGACTATTACGGGGATCGCCTATCACTCCAACCGGGTGCAGCCCGGGTTTCTCTTTGCCGCCATCCACGGTACCCGCCACGACGGCCACGCATTCGTCCCGGAGGCCCTGCGCCGGGGTGCTGTTGCGTTGCTGGTGCAGCAGCCGGTGGCAGCGCCGCTTCAGGTTCCGCAGATACTGGTGGCCGACACCCGCGCCGCCCTGGGCGCGCTGGCCGCCGCCTTCTACGGCCACCCCGCGGAAGCGTTGACCGTCATTGGAGTCACCGGCACTAACGGCAAAGGGGTGACCACGTTCTTCATCGACGCGATCCTCAAGGGAGCCGGCTACCGCAGCGCCATCATCGGGACCATGGGAGCGTGGACCCCCGGGGGGTTCGTGGAGACCGACCGCACCACGCCGGAGGCGCCCGACCTGCAGCGCCTGCTGGCCGGCCTGCGCGACCAGGGGGTGACCCACGTGGCCATGGAGGTGGCCTCCCACGCGCTGGCGTTGCATCGGGTGCACGGGACCCGCTTCCGGGTCGCGGTCTTCACCAACCTGACACCCGACCACCTGGACTTCCACGGCACGTGGGAGGCCTACCTGGAGGCGAAGCGCCGGCTCTTTGCCCTGGTGGACCCCCGGGGGTGGAGCGTGATCAATGCCGACGATCCTGCGGGGGAGGAGATGGCCCGGGCCAGCCGGGCTCCGGTGCGCCGCTACGCCGGGCAACGCGGGTGGCTCTCTGCTCCTCCCGGGGTGGACCTGTGGGCGGAGGAAGTGGTGCTGGGCCTGGAGGGATGCACCTTCCGCGCCACCACATCGCAGGGCTCCTGTCCGGTCCGGCTGCCCATCGGCGGCGCCTTCAACGTGGCCAACGCCCTGGCCGCGCTGGCCACCGGGCTGGCCCTGGAGATCCCGCTGGAGGTCGGGGCGGCGGCGCTGGAGACGGTGCGCGGGGTCCCCGGTCGTTTCGAGCCGGTGCGGGAAGGGCAGGACTTCGCCGTCATCGTGGACTACGCCCACACGCCCGACGGCCTGGAGAACGTGCTGCGCACGGCGCGGCAGATCACGCGCGGAAGGGTCATTGTGGTGTTCGGCTGCGGCGGCGACCGCGACCGGGCCAAGCGGCCCCTGATGGGGCGGCTGGCCGCGGAGCTGGCGGACTTCGCCGTCGTCACCTCGGACAACCCGCGCAGCGAAGAGCCCCGGGCGATCATTGAGGAGATCCTCCAGGGCGTGCGGGCAACGGGAGAGGGGCTGCGCCGCGCCCGAGTGGCGGTTGAACCGGACCGCCGCGCGGCGATTCACTGCGCCGTCTCCACCGCCACCACGGGGGATGTGGTGATCATTGCGGGGAAGGGGCACGAAACCACCCAGGAGGTCCTGGGGGTGCGACACCCCTTCGACGACCGGGTCGTCGCCCGCGAGGCCCTGCGGGCCCGGCGGGGGTGCGCGGCGCCATGA
- the mraY gene encoding phospho-N-acetylmuramoyl-pentapeptide-transferase, which yields MERAALAAVLAAALVLLGGRRVIAGLAAWNVRQAIREDAPARHRDKAGTPTLGGLLLVGAAVLGTLAAAPPTPAVALVLLMMLGFGGIGLLDDVLKVRRGRNLGLRARERLAAQGLLAAGAVLYVSRFVADGSTLALPWTGRVELGWIYVPFGMAFILGFVNAVNLADGLDGLAAGLCAIAAGAYAAIAFHLRQPGLGLLAAGLAGACIGFLWFNAHPAQVFMGDAGSNALGAGLAGLAILTKTELVLVVVGAVFVAEALSVLAQVAYFKATGGRRIFRMSPLHHHFELAGWTEPQTVTRFWLLAVLAALAGLLVVF from the coding sequence GTGGAGCGGGCGGCACTGGCCGCGGTCCTGGCCGCCGCGCTCGTCCTTCTGGGCGGACGCAGGGTGATCGCCGGGCTGGCCGCGTGGAACGTTCGCCAGGCCATCCGGGAAGACGCCCCGGCGCGTCACCGCGACAAGGCTGGGACGCCTACGCTCGGCGGGCTCCTGCTGGTGGGGGCGGCGGTCCTCGGCACGTTGGCGGCCGCCCCGCCCACGCCTGCGGTGGCGCTGGTGCTTCTGATGATGCTGGGATTCGGCGGTATCGGCCTGCTGGACGACGTCCTCAAGGTGCGCCGCGGACGCAACCTGGGCTTGCGCGCCCGGGAGCGCCTGGCCGCGCAGGGGCTGCTGGCCGCCGGGGCGGTCCTGTACGTGAGCCGCTTTGTGGCGGACGGGTCCACCCTGGCCCTCCCCTGGACGGGCAGGGTGGAGCTGGGGTGGATCTACGTGCCCTTCGGCATGGCCTTCATCCTGGGCTTCGTGAACGCGGTAAACCTGGCTGACGGGCTGGACGGGCTGGCGGCGGGCCTATGCGCCATCGCGGCTGGAGCCTACGCGGCCATCGCCTTTCACCTGAGGCAGCCCGGCCTGGGGCTGCTGGCGGCGGGCCTGGCCGGCGCGTGCATCGGGTTCCTCTGGTTCAACGCCCATCCCGCCCAGGTGTTCATGGGAGACGCGGGGAGCAACGCGCTGGGGGCGGGGCTGGCAGGACTGGCCATCCTGACGAAGACGGAGCTGGTGCTGGTCGTGGTCGGGGCGGTGTTTGTGGCCGAGGCGCTTTCCGTGCTGGCCCAGGTGGCCTACTTCAAGGCCACCGGCGGGCGGCGCATCTTCCGCATGAGCCCGCTGCACCACCATTTCGAGCTGGCCGGGTGGACGGAGCCTCAGACGGTGACCCGTTTCTGGCTGCTGGCCGTCCTGGCCGCGCTGGCGGGGCTGCTGGTAGTTTTCTGA
- the murF gene encoding UDP-N-acetylmuramoyl-tripeptide--D-alanyl-D-alanine ligase, with amino-acid sequence MTRPVTLSLAELARAVGARVYPPGVERDLQVRTVRGVSTDSRTVQPGDLFVALRGPRTDGHRFIGAAAARGAVGVVAAVLPEEPKPGVPVLLVGDTLRALGAIAARYRRELAAQVVGVTGSVGKTTVVALAAAVLAQRYRVVCSQETWNAEIGVPLTLLRATGDTEVVVAEMAMRGLGQIRELVEMARPRIGVVTNVGETHLGLLGSVERIARAKAELVEGLPPEGTAVLNADDPWTGYLTALAPCRILRFGLSPEAEVRAEQVVAAGRGCTFRLVVGTETAEVHLPLPGRHNVGNALAAAAVGTVLGVPIDALRAGLERAPQPSRRLQVEEVGDLLIINDTYNASPRSVRAALEVLEGLAGGRRRVAILGDMRELGDESPRLHREIGLEAARRGTALILTVGPEASALAEGARQVTGSEVFHFPDREAAVALLPALLRPGDVILVKGSRAMALEAVVEALRDLATSLLRR; translated from the coding sequence ATGACCCGGCCGGTGACCCTCTCCCTGGCCGAGCTGGCGCGCGCTGTGGGGGCGCGTGTTTATCCTCCCGGGGTCGAGCGCGACCTGCAGGTCCGTACGGTGCGCGGGGTCTCCACCGACAGCCGCACCGTGCAGCCGGGCGACCTCTTTGTGGCCCTGCGCGGGCCCCGGACCGACGGCCACCGCTTCATCGGCGCTGCGGCGGCCCGCGGGGCGGTGGGGGTGGTGGCCGCAGTGCTCCCCGAGGAACCGAAGCCTGGGGTCCCGGTCCTGCTGGTCGGCGACACCCTGCGCGCCCTGGGGGCCATCGCCGCGCGCTACCGGCGGGAGCTGGCGGCACAGGTTGTCGGTGTCACCGGCAGCGTGGGCAAGACCACGGTGGTGGCGCTGGCGGCTGCGGTGCTGGCGCAGCGCTACCGGGTGGTATGCTCCCAGGAGACCTGGAACGCGGAGATCGGCGTCCCGCTTACCCTCCTGCGGGCCACGGGAGACACCGAGGTGGTGGTGGCGGAGATGGCGATGCGTGGCCTGGGGCAGATCCGCGAGCTCGTGGAGATGGCCAGACCGCGCATCGGCGTCGTCACCAACGTCGGGGAGACCCACCTGGGGCTGCTGGGATCCGTGGAGCGCATCGCCCGGGCCAAGGCCGAGCTGGTGGAAGGCCTGCCGCCGGAGGGCACCGCCGTCCTGAACGCCGACGATCCCTGGACTGGCTACCTGACCGCTCTGGCCCCCTGCCGCATCCTCCGGTTCGGACTGTCGCCGGAGGCAGAGGTGCGCGCGGAGCAGGTGGTGGCGGCCGGCCGGGGATGCACCTTCCGCCTGGTCGTGGGGACGGAGACCGCGGAGGTCCACCTGCCGCTGCCCGGGCGGCACAACGTGGGCAACGCTCTTGCGGCAGCAGCGGTCGGTACCGTCCTGGGTGTGCCCATCGATGCCCTGCGTGCTGGGCTGGAACGGGCCCCGCAGCCATCCCGGCGCCTGCAAGTGGAGGAGGTGGGGGATCTCCTCATCATCAACGATACCTACAACGCCAGCCCGCGCTCGGTGCGTGCCGCGCTGGAGGTTCTGGAAGGACTGGCGGGAGGGCGCCGCCGCGTGGCCATCCTGGGGGACATGCGGGAGCTGGGTGACGAATCGCCCCGCCTGCACCGGGAGATCGGTCTGGAGGCGGCTCGACGGGGAACGGCGCTGATCCTGACTGTCGGCCCCGAGGCCAGCGCGCTGGCGGAGGGCGCGCGGCAGGTGACGGGATCCGAGGTCTTCCACTTTCCCGACCGCGAGGCGGCGGTGGCACTCCTGCCTGCGCTGCTCCGCCCCGGTGACGTCATCCTGGTGAAGGGGTCGCGAGCGATGGCCCTGGAAGCGGTGGTGGAGGCGTTGCGCGACCTGGCGACCTCCCTGCTCCGAAGGTGA
- a CDS encoding cell division protein FtsL, producing MMATQRRARVYPVVVPDRRLRERPTPRRRFRRNPMAAAMVVAALAILPALLYVYQRTEAAATGYTILRLQRELARLESEHARLQATVSVLRSPQRIERIAMRELGMVPPRQRQLAAITTAPAVVASPAPPRSLAERLGAWLGFGEAQARELER from the coding sequence ATGATGGCTACGCAGCGCCGCGCCCGCGTCTACCCTGTGGTCGTGCCGGACCGGCGGCTGCGGGAGCGGCCCACCCCGCGCCGCCGGTTCCGGCGAAATCCGATGGCCGCAGCCATGGTGGTGGCGGCCCTGGCGATCCTTCCCGCGCTCCTCTACGTCTACCAGCGTACAGAGGCGGCGGCGACCGGTTACACCATCCTCCGACTCCAGCGCGAGCTCGCCCGTCTGGAGAGCGAGCACGCGCGCCTACAGGCCACCGTCTCCGTCCTGAGGTCGCCGCAGCGGATCGAGCGCATCGCCATGAGAGAGCTTGGCATGGTGCCGCCCCGCCAGCGCCAGCTCGCCGCCATCACCACGGCTCCGGCCGTCGTCGCCTCCCCGGCGCCGCCACGCTCCCTGGCTGAGCGCCTGGGAGCGTGGCTAGGGTTCGGCGAAGCCCAGGCACGCGAGCTGGAGCGATGA
- the rsmH gene encoding 16S rRNA (cytosine(1402)-N(4))-methyltransferase RsmH — MATHIPVLLEETLGLLAPRPGGTYVDATVGAGGHAEAILERIAPGGRLIGLDRDSEALAVARQRLARFGTAVTLVHANFTRLRQVLEELGLEAVDGVVMDLGVSSLQLGDPARGFSFQASGPLDMRMDRSAGETAAELLNRLPEEEVRRILREYGEERWAGRIARAIVRARPLHTTTELADLVARTIPRRHHPRRIHPATRTFLALRIAVNHELDDLKDALPDVVEGLREGGRLCVITFHSLEDRTVKHTFLCLSREYPSGPGPSTRTLCRRTVAAPRVRLLTRRPVVPSAEEVARNPRARSAKLRAVERVGQTTHGS, encoded by the coding sequence ATGGCCACGCACATCCCCGTCCTGCTGGAAGAGACGCTGGGCCTGCTGGCCCCCCGACCGGGCGGGACATATGTCGACGCCACGGTGGGGGCGGGCGGCCATGCCGAGGCCATCCTGGAGCGCATCGCTCCAGGAGGCCGGCTGATCGGGCTTGATCGCGACTCCGAGGCCCTGGCGGTGGCCCGGCAGCGGCTGGCGCGATTCGGCACTGCGGTGACGTTGGTGCACGCCAACTTCACCCGCCTACGTCAGGTCCTGGAGGAGCTGGGCTTGGAAGCGGTGGACGGAGTGGTCATGGACCTGGGGGTATCATCGCTGCAGCTCGGCGACCCGGCGCGGGGGTTCTCCTTCCAGGCGTCGGGTCCGCTGGACATGCGCATGGACCGCTCCGCAGGCGAGACGGCGGCGGAGCTGCTCAACCGGCTTCCGGAGGAGGAGGTGCGGCGGATCCTGCGGGAGTACGGAGAGGAACGGTGGGCGGGGCGTATCGCTCGGGCCATCGTCCGTGCCCGCCCGCTGCACACCACAACGGAGCTGGCGGACCTGGTGGCGCGGACCATCCCCCGCCGTCACCACCCGCGGAGGATTCACCCGGCCACGCGAACTTTCCTGGCGCTGCGCATCGCCGTAAATCACGAGCTGGACGACCTGAAGGACGCACTGCCAGACGTGGTGGAGGGCCTCAGGGAGGGAGGGCGACTCTGCGTAATCACCTTCCACTCCCTGGAAGACCGCACCGTAAAACACACCTTCCTGTGCCTCTCCCGTGAGTACCCCTCCGGACCTGGGCCCTCCACCCGCACGCTCTGCCGCAGGACGGTGGCGGCACCCCGGGTGCGCCTGCTGACGCGCCGCCCGGTGGTGCCCTCCGCGGAGGAAGTTGCACGCAATCCCCGCGCCCGGAGCGCCAAGCTGCGCGCCGTGGAGCGGGTCGGCCAGACGACGCACGGTTCATAG
- a CDS encoding penicillin-binding protein 2, whose product MTRRPTGRSRLRLQRARPRAAPSPRRPPVTAAQLQQAVRRRILVLFVLLLFAQGLLLGRLIYIQGTQAGYLQRLALNQQLEAFSLPSQRGRIFDRTGRPLVTNVEAESVFAVPRAIPDARAFARRVAPLLQLDPQEVERRLEPGLYFAWLRRKVSPQMAAALRALRLEGQVGFLREERRAYPNGTLAAHLLGFVGVDNQGLAGVELAYDATLRGHPGKVVTGRDAVGRPLVETQRLAAPPMDGADLVLTIDQVVQHIAERELQKGVQESGAARGTVLAIDPRTGEVLALAAVPSFDPGAFQRVPPQRWVNRPISEVYEPGSTFKVITVAAALDAGRVTLADRFDCPPFLQVGAHRIRDVHRSCTTTQTLTDIIRHSSNVGAAQVAARLGRQTFYDYIRRFGFGTATGIDLPGEAPGIIRPPQEWLGPSLQTIGFGQGISATPLQLLVAASALANGGVLVRPHVVRMVRDREGRLLQAVGTPPGRRVIAAEVAAAVLRMMIRVVEDGTGKLAAVPGYVVAGKTGTAQIPAPQGGYFAGRYISSFLGFAPVPHPRLAVLVVLEEPRGAYFGGAVAAPVFRAIVEAALWYLRVPPSASAPLPPSAP is encoded by the coding sequence ATGACGCGACGCCCCACCGGGCGGTCGCGTCTGCGTCTGCAGCGCGCCCGGCCGCGTGCTGCCCCGTCCCCGCGACGTCCCCCTGTAACGGCCGCGCAGTTGCAGCAGGCCGTACGGCGTCGCATCCTGGTGCTCTTCGTCCTCCTCCTTTTCGCCCAGGGCCTGCTGCTTGGCCGCCTCATCTACATCCAGGGCACTCAGGCCGGGTACCTGCAGCGGCTGGCGCTCAACCAGCAGCTGGAAGCCTTTTCCCTGCCCAGCCAGCGTGGCCGGATCTTCGACCGTACCGGACGCCCCCTGGTGACCAACGTGGAAGCGGAGTCGGTCTTCGCCGTCCCCCGGGCCATCCCCGATGCGCGGGCCTTCGCCCGTCGTGTGGCGCCGCTGCTGCAGCTGGATCCGCAGGAGGTCGAGCGGAGGCTGGAACCCGGTCTGTACTTCGCGTGGCTGAGGCGCAAGGTCAGCCCCCAGATGGCAGCGGCGCTGCGCGCCCTGCGGCTGGAGGGACAGGTGGGGTTCCTGCGCGAGGAGCGGCGCGCCTATCCCAACGGTACGCTGGCCGCACACCTCCTGGGATTTGTCGGCGTGGACAATCAAGGGTTGGCCGGCGTGGAACTGGCCTACGATGCCACCCTGCGGGGACACCCGGGAAAGGTGGTGACGGGCCGGGATGCGGTGGGCCGACCTCTGGTGGAGACCCAGCGGCTGGCTGCACCCCCGATGGATGGGGCCGACCTGGTGCTGACCATTGACCAAGTGGTACAGCACATTGCCGAGCGGGAGCTGCAGAAGGGGGTGCAGGAAAGCGGCGCAGCGCGGGGCACGGTCCTGGCCATCGACCCGCGGACGGGGGAGGTGCTGGCGCTGGCGGCGGTGCCGTCCTTCGATCCGGGCGCCTTCCAGCGGGTCCCTCCCCAGCGCTGGGTCAACCGGCCTATCAGCGAGGTGTACGAGCCCGGGTCGACCTTCAAGGTGATCACGGTGGCCGCAGCCCTGGACGCGGGCCGGGTGACGCTGGCGGACCGGTTCGACTGTCCGCCCTTCCTGCAGGTGGGGGCGCACCGCATCCGTGACGTCCACCGGTCCTGCACCACGACCCAGACCCTGACCGACATCATCCGTCATTCATCCAACGTGGGGGCCGCTCAGGTGGCGGCCCGGCTGGGCAGGCAGACGTTTTACGACTACATCCGCCGCTTCGGCTTCGGCACGGCCACGGGCATTGACCTGCCCGGGGAAGCCCCCGGGATCATCCGCCCGCCCCAGGAGTGGCTGGGGCCGAGCCTGCAGACCATCGGCTTCGGGCAGGGGATCTCCGCCACGCCGCTGCAGCTGCTGGTGGCGGCCTCCGCGCTGGCCAACGGCGGCGTGCTGGTACGGCCGCACGTAGTACGCATGGTGCGTGACCGCGAGGGACGGTTGCTGCAGGCCGTAGGCACCCCTCCCGGACGTCGCGTCATCGCCGCGGAGGTGGCTGCGGCGGTGTTGAGAATGATGATCCGTGTGGTAGAGGACGGCACGGGGAAGCTGGCGGCCGTTCCGGGCTATGTGGTCGCGGGGAAGACGGGGACGGCGCAGATTCCGGCGCCGCAGGGCGGCTACTTCGCAGGCCGCTACATCAGCTCGTTCCTTGGGTTCGCTCCCGTTCCCCATCCCCGGCTGGCCGTCCTGGTGGTGCTGGAGGAGCCCCGGGGCGCCTACTTCGGGGGTGCCGTGGCCGCGCCGGTCTTCCGCGCCATCGTTGAGGCGGCGCTGTGGTACCTGCGCGTGCCGCCAAGCGCATCGGCGCCCCTCCCGCCGAGCGCGCCCTGA